A window from Intestinimonas massiliensis (ex Afouda et al. 2020) encodes these proteins:
- the terL gene encoding phage terminase large subunit → MAIDLNEYLEKLEEPEDRESVANREYQRQLFLDYVVRGGNFPGQRAQLLRDFQAGKELAGPKGLRRRLGAIDLEYFGRAYLSHYFVRPSPAFHGELDRIWREGVMKGLDPVREAKQINRADGCRRAIEAPRGHAKSTNFTFKDDLHAALYAYKHYIIILSDSSEQAEGFLADIKTELEENAALKEDFGALEGKVWKASVILLANGVKIEAIGSGKKIRGRRHKEWRPDLIVCDDLENDENVNTPEQRKKLRDWFYKAVSKAGDTYTDIVYIGTLLHFDALLANVAKNPSYKSVRYQGVISFATNGELWDAWESIFTDLANDNRQEDALEFFQANREAMLEGTEVLWEEKLSYYDLMVIRISEGEASFNSEIQNDPIDPENCTFQEEWFDFWDDEGKQQPDFSDPKFLFIGANDPSLGKNRKSDTSSIFAIAKDTSTGYLYVVIADIAKRKPDQIIEDALEASRRLKRDFKRPYYKFGVETVQFQYYFAEIMRQKAAAVGEYLPIEEINSTQNKDARIQSLQPFVKNGYIKFSKKHKTLLKQMTEYPMGKNDDGPDGLQMAVKLALDVKAGTRVDYKSVQSRAMRFRRGAY, encoded by the coding sequence ATGGCGATTGACCTCAACGAATATCTTGAGAAGCTGGAAGAGCCGGAAGACCGCGAGTCGGTCGCAAACCGTGAATACCAGCGGCAGCTTTTTCTTGATTATGTTGTCCGTGGCGGCAACTTCCCCGGACAGCGGGCGCAGCTTCTCCGGGACTTCCAGGCCGGGAAAGAGCTGGCCGGGCCGAAGGGGCTACGCCGGAGGCTCGGGGCAATCGACCTTGAATATTTCGGGCGGGCCTACCTCTCCCACTACTTCGTCCGGCCCTCCCCGGCGTTCCACGGAGAACTTGACCGGATATGGAGGGAGGGCGTGATGAAGGGGCTCGACCCCGTCCGGGAGGCCAAGCAGATCAACCGGGCAGACGGCTGCCGCCGTGCGATCGAGGCCCCACGCGGCCACGCCAAGAGCACCAACTTCACTTTCAAGGACGACCTCCATGCTGCCCTCTATGCCTACAAGCATTACATCATTATCCTCTCGGACAGCTCCGAGCAGGCGGAGGGCTTCCTGGCAGACATCAAAACGGAGCTGGAGGAGAATGCGGCGCTGAAGGAGGACTTCGGGGCGCTGGAGGGCAAGGTATGGAAGGCGTCGGTCATCCTGCTTGCCAACGGGGTCAAGATCGAGGCAATCGGCTCCGGCAAGAAGATCCGTGGTCGGCGGCACAAAGAATGGCGTCCCGATCTCATCGTCTGCGACGACCTGGAGAACGACGAGAATGTCAACACCCCGGAGCAGCGGAAGAAGCTGCGGGACTGGTTTTATAAGGCGGTCTCCAAGGCGGGCGACACTTACACGGATATCGTGTATATCGGCACGCTGCTCCACTTTGACGCGCTGCTTGCCAACGTAGCGAAGAACCCGAGCTACAAGTCGGTGCGCTATCAGGGCGTCATCAGCTTCGCCACAAACGGCGAGTTATGGGACGCATGGGAGTCCATCTTCACCGATCTCGCCAACGACAACCGACAGGAGGACGCACTGGAGTTCTTTCAAGCGAACCGCGAGGCGATGCTGGAAGGAACTGAGGTCTTGTGGGAGGAGAAGCTCTCCTACTACGACCTCATGGTCATCCGCATCTCCGAGGGCGAGGCGAGCTTCAACAGCGAAATCCAGAACGATCCCATCGACCCGGAGAACTGCACGTTCCAGGAGGAATGGTTTGACTTCTGGGATGACGAGGGGAAGCAGCAGCCGGATTTCTCGGACCCGAAATTCCTGTTCATCGGGGCCAACGACCCCTCCCTGGGGAAGAACAGGAAGTCGGACACCAGCTCCATCTTTGCGATTGCAAAGGACACCTCCACCGGATACCTGTATGTGGTAATTGCGGACATCGCAAAGCGCAAGCCGGATCAGATCATCGAGGACGCGCTGGAGGCCAGCCGGCGACTGAAGCGGGACTTCAAGCGGCCCTACTACAAGTTCGGCGTGGAGACGGTTCAGTTTCAATACTACTTTGCGGAGATCATGCGGCAGAAGGCCGCAGCGGTCGGAGAGTATCTCCCGATCGAGGAGATCAATTCCACCCAGAACAAGGACGCCCGCATCCAGTCCCTGCAGCCCTTCGTGAAAAACGGCTACATCAAATTTTCAAAGAAGCACAAGACCCTGCTGAAGCAGATGACGGAGTACCCCATGGGGAAGAACGACGACGGACCGGACGGCCTGCAGATGGCGGTAAAGCTGGCGCTGGACGTCAAGGCCGGTACCCGCGTGGACTATAAGAGCGTGCAGAGCCGGGCGATGCGCTTCCGGCGCGGGGCGTATTAG
- a CDS encoding Mu-like prophage major head subunit gpT family protein, with protein MIINPQTLRGIYMGFNTLFNKAFEGVTLMYTEVAMVTPSTTAAETYAWLGDIPGMREWIGDREIQNLTASGYTIRNKPFELTFGVDRDDVEDDKIGLYNPSVENLAQAAAAHPDKLIFELLKNGFSELCYDGKAFFAADHQVGGKSFSNKGTAKLTLDAYVAARTAMMSMTNSKGEPLGLVPDKLVVPPALEKNARDILVADYINGTRNTMQGTAKPVVVPRLAGKDSAWYLLCTTRPIKPLIYQQRKKAKFVSLTSENDANVFMKKQFLYGVDCRGNAGFGFWQMAYGSDGSADS; from the coding sequence ATGATTATCAATCCCCAGACCCTGAGAGGGATCTACATGGGCTTCAACACCCTGTTCAACAAGGCATTTGAGGGCGTAACGCTCATGTACACGGAGGTGGCTATGGTCACACCCTCCACCACCGCCGCCGAGACCTACGCCTGGCTGGGCGACATCCCCGGTATGCGGGAGTGGATCGGCGACCGTGAGATCCAGAACCTCACCGCCTCCGGCTATACCATCCGCAACAAGCCTTTCGAGCTCACCTTCGGCGTGGATCGGGACGACGTGGAGGACGACAAGATCGGCCTGTACAACCCCAGCGTGGAGAACCTGGCGCAGGCCGCCGCTGCGCATCCGGACAAGCTGATCTTTGAGCTGCTGAAGAACGGCTTCTCCGAGCTGTGCTACGACGGCAAGGCGTTTTTCGCGGCGGACCACCAGGTGGGCGGCAAGAGCTTCAGCAACAAGGGAACTGCAAAGCTAACGCTGGACGCCTATGTAGCGGCCCGCACCGCTATGATGTCCATGACCAACAGCAAGGGTGAACCCCTGGGCCTGGTGCCCGACAAGCTGGTGGTGCCGCCCGCCCTGGAGAAGAACGCCCGGGATATCCTGGTGGCCGACTACATCAACGGCACCCGAAACACCATGCAGGGCACCGCCAAGCCCGTGGTCGTCCCCCGCCTGGCGGGCAAGGATTCCGCCTGGTACCTGCTGTGCACCACCCGGCCCATCAAGCCCCTCATCTACCAGCAACGCAAGAAAGCCAAGTTCGTCTCTCTGACCAGTGAGAACGACGCCAACGTCTTCATGAAAAAGCAGTTCCTGTACGGTGTGGACTGCCGCGGCAATGCGGGCTTCGGCTTCTGGCAGATGGCCTACGGCAGCGACGGCAGCGCCGATTCCTGA
- a CDS encoding phage virion morphogenesis protein — MYSIRLEGDTQALLRKLRSFSELDRKKINAALGAGVRESTLERFKRSQGPDGRRWRSSIRAAAGGGKTLIDSARLRNSIRVHSDASGFAVGTNVKYAATHQFGEPGRTIRANRKKALRFQVDGRWISKKQVHITIPARPFLGLSDEDMQEIKATTEEFIQKET; from the coding sequence ATGTACAGCATCCGGCTCGAAGGCGATACCCAGGCGCTGCTGCGCAAGCTCCGCAGTTTCTCGGAACTGGATAGGAAAAAGATCAACGCGGCGCTGGGCGCAGGCGTCAGAGAATCTACCCTGGAGCGGTTCAAGCGCAGCCAGGGGCCGGACGGCCGGCGGTGGCGCAGCTCCATCCGGGCGGCCGCGGGCGGCGGCAAGACGCTGATCGACTCCGCCCGCCTCCGCAACTCCATCCGGGTCCACTCGGACGCCTCCGGCTTTGCCGTAGGCACCAACGTCAAGTATGCGGCGACACACCAGTTCGGCGAACCGGGGCGCACGATCCGTGCCAACCGAAAGAAAGCCCTGCGCTTTCAAGTGGATGGCAGGTGGATCAGCAAAAAGCAGGTGCACATCACGATCCCGGCCCGGCCCTTCCTGGGACTCTCCGACGAGGATATGCAGGAGATTAAGGCCACAACAGAAGAGTTCATTCAAAAGGAGACCTGA
- a CDS encoding gp436 family protein, which produces MSYSTRLEVREMIKDDALNSVIGDTFHEEEEREALIGPIIEEAIADADGEIDGYLAKRYSVPLSRPPKVINKLSKDIAIFNLYSRFGIDEESAQKIYLTRYNSVIKFLTLVAEGKVSIGTESDDPASAAAAGFTVKSNPRLFSRDQMKGM; this is translated from the coding sequence GTGAGCTACAGTACCAGGCTTGAGGTCCGGGAGATGATCAAGGACGACGCCCTCAATAGCGTCATCGGGGACACCTTCCATGAAGAAGAGGAGCGCGAGGCGCTGATCGGACCCATCATCGAAGAGGCAATCGCGGATGCGGACGGCGAGATCGACGGGTACCTCGCCAAGCGGTACTCCGTCCCTCTCAGCCGTCCCCCAAAGGTCATCAACAAGCTCTCCAAGGATATCGCCATCTTTAACCTGTACTCCCGCTTCGGCATCGACGAGGAGAGCGCCCAGAAGATATACCTCACCCGCTACAACTCTGTCATCAAGTTCCTTACACTGGTGGCGGAGGGGAAGGTCTCCATCGGGACAGAGTCTGACGATCCGGCCAGTGCAGCGGCTGCCGGATTCACCGTGAAGTCGAATCCCAGGCTGTTCAGCCGGGACCAGATGAAGGGGATGTGA
- a CDS encoding phage protease, with protein MKDYLILKGGQMAVGDGVPEVIPVLPLGHVVSSKGEFDVDEESFQAMKAQIAQRGVDLVVDYEHQTLKGVEAPAAGWVKELKLEGGQIMAVVQWTPRGAQYLENKEYRYLSPVVTVRRSDGKATGLHSLALTNTPAIEHMTPIVNSDLFEGGQHIMDIQKLAELLGLGTDATEEQILESLKACVDENKSLKAGAQPPADDSVVANKTVCELVGLEAGAPVADVTARIMELKSGKIDGVDLKAEIQTLKQQAAARDADAAVTLALKAGKIAPAQKDWARQYALDNPQGFAAFVEKAPQVVPMGELLGDGTMALKGGTLDEATMLVCKQLGLDPEDVKKYNLKEE; from the coding sequence ATGAAGGACTATCTCATCCTCAAGGGCGGCCAGATGGCGGTGGGCGACGGAGTCCCGGAGGTCATCCCTGTCCTCCCGTTGGGCCACGTGGTGAGTTCCAAGGGCGAGTTCGACGTGGACGAGGAGAGCTTTCAGGCAATGAAGGCGCAGATCGCTCAACGCGGGGTGGATCTGGTAGTGGATTACGAGCACCAGACGCTCAAGGGCGTGGAAGCGCCCGCTGCAGGCTGGGTCAAGGAGCTGAAGTTGGAGGGCGGCCAGATCATGGCTGTGGTCCAATGGACGCCCAGGGGGGCGCAGTACCTGGAGAACAAGGAATACCGTTACCTCTCCCCTGTGGTCACAGTCCGAAGGTCGGATGGGAAAGCGACGGGGCTGCACTCCCTGGCGCTGACCAATACACCGGCGATCGAGCATATGACGCCGATCGTCAATTCTGATTTGTTTGAAGGAGGACAACACATCATGGACATCCAGAAACTCGCGGAGCTGCTCGGGCTTGGTACGGACGCCACGGAGGAGCAGATCCTGGAATCGCTCAAGGCTTGCGTTGATGAAAACAAGAGCCTGAAGGCGGGGGCGCAGCCGCCCGCGGACGACAGCGTGGTGGCGAACAAGACGGTGTGCGAGCTGGTGGGCCTCGAGGCCGGCGCACCTGTGGCCGATGTTACCGCCAGGATCATGGAGCTGAAGAGCGGCAAGATCGACGGTGTGGATCTGAAGGCGGAGATCCAGACCCTTAAACAGCAGGCCGCGGCACGTGACGCGGACGCGGCCGTTACCCTGGCGCTGAAGGCCGGGAAGATTGCCCCGGCGCAGAAGGACTGGGCCAGGCAGTATGCGCTGGACAACCCGCAGGGCTTTGCCGCATTTGTGGAGAAGGCCCCGCAGGTGGTGCCCATGGGCGAGCTGCTGGGCGACGGGACCATGGCGCTCAAGGGCGGGACGCTGGACGAGGCGACCATGCTGGTGTGCAAGCAGCTTGGCCTGGACCCGGAAGACGTGAAAAAGTACAACCTGAAGGAGGAGTGA
- a CDS encoding DUF935 domain-containing protein — protein sequence MSKSKRKRQQPQAVRAAPLPRPDSREIAVAHVSDKYSEYPSNGLTPVRLAEIFREADAGDVMRQMELFEEMEEKDPHLFSQLQTRKNAVTGLDYEVIPFGDDPRDKEIADFIGEQLGTIESFEDVETDLLDAVGKGFAVSEIMWGYDEGHVVVQEIRSRQQKRFFWDSLDDTFKVRTQEHSEGLLLPRNKFIVHRYKARSGHPSRAGVLRVTAWMYLFKNYDLKDWVAFAEVYGLPLRLGKYAAGASESDKTALMQALVQIGADAAGIIPDGTSIDFINTEKSSSIDLYERLARYCDEQISKAVLGQTLTSDSGGGSYAQSKTHNEVRHDLTVADCKALAATLRRDLIRPLCLYNFGEDKRIPYLRFDCEESEDLEQTANILGTLIERVGLKVPTSFIYKKFSIPEPEGGEEIAQPRANAGAPPLPFKQSPERAQLALKDRPVPGTQQSVDQLADAALKRGAGSFQKAFAPVLKLIESAESLEALKAAMEDDGAVEKLYRAMDVSGVEELLQKVMLYADLEGRVSGNG from the coding sequence ATGAGCAAATCAAAGAGGAAACGGCAGCAGCCGCAGGCTGTGCGGGCCGCGCCCCTCCCTCGGCCGGACAGCCGGGAGATCGCGGTGGCCCACGTCTCGGACAAATACAGCGAATACCCCAGCAATGGCCTCACCCCCGTCCGGCTGGCGGAGATCTTCCGGGAGGCGGATGCCGGGGACGTGATGCGTCAGATGGAGCTGTTTGAGGAGATGGAGGAGAAGGACCCCCACCTGTTCAGCCAGCTCCAAACCCGGAAGAATGCTGTCACCGGCCTGGACTATGAGGTCATCCCATTCGGGGACGACCCCCGTGACAAGGAGATCGCGGACTTCATCGGGGAGCAGTTGGGGACCATTGAGAGCTTCGAGGATGTGGAGACGGACCTTCTGGACGCGGTGGGCAAGGGCTTTGCCGTCAGCGAGATCATGTGGGGCTATGACGAGGGCCATGTGGTGGTACAGGAGATCCGTTCCCGGCAGCAAAAGCGGTTCTTCTGGGACAGTCTGGACGACACCTTCAAGGTGCGCACGCAGGAACACTCGGAGGGGCTGCTGCTCCCCAGGAACAAGTTCATCGTCCACCGGTACAAAGCCCGCAGCGGCCACCCCTCCCGGGCAGGCGTGCTCCGGGTCACAGCCTGGATGTACCTGTTCAAGAACTATGACCTGAAGGACTGGGTGGCCTTCGCCGAGGTCTACGGACTTCCGCTGCGTCTGGGCAAGTATGCAGCCGGGGCCAGCGAGTCGGACAAGACAGCCCTCATGCAGGCGCTGGTACAGATCGGCGCAGACGCCGCGGGCATCATCCCGGACGGTACCAGCATTGACTTCATCAACACGGAGAAGAGCTCCAGCATCGACCTCTATGAGCGCCTGGCCCGATACTGCGACGAGCAGATCAGCAAGGCGGTTCTGGGCCAGACCCTGACTTCGGACTCCGGGGGTGGCAGCTACGCTCAGAGCAAGACCCACAATGAGGTGCGGCACGATCTGACGGTAGCGGACTGCAAGGCCCTGGCCGCCACCCTGCGGAGGGATCTGATCCGGCCTCTGTGCCTGTATAACTTCGGGGAGGACAAGCGTATCCCCTACCTGCGGTTCGACTGTGAGGAGTCCGAGGATCTGGAGCAGACGGCCAACATCCTCGGGACCCTCATTGAGCGTGTGGGCCTCAAGGTCCCCACCAGCTTCATCTACAAGAAGTTCTCTATCCCGGAACCGGAGGGGGGCGAGGAGATCGCACAGCCCCGCGCCAATGCAGGCGCACCCCCTCTTCCCTTCAAGCAGTCCCCGGAACGAGCGCAGCTCGCGCTGAAGGACCGGCCGGTCCCCGGGACGCAGCAGAGCGTGGACCAGCTCGCGGACGCCGCGCTGAAGCGTGGGGCCGGCAGCTTCCAGAAGGCGTTCGCCCCCGTTCTCAAATTAATTGAGAGCGCGGAAAGCCTGGAGGCGCTGAAGGCGGCCATGGAGGACGACGGGGCCGTGGAGAAGCTGTACCGCGCCATGGACGTCTCCGGGGTGGAGGAGCTGCTCCAGAAGGTCATGCTGTACGCGGATCTGGAGGGGCGGGTGTCCGGGAATGGCTGA
- a CDS encoding phage head morphogenesis protein yields the protein MTFQEAVDYFKERVPVTAEQFYRIAEHYRSLAFTVSGYTKVHILKRFYEELLSALEDGGTLGEFRANMNGFLESEGYEGMTPIQADLIFRTNVQTAYNAGHYEQMSDPAVRQLRPYWQYDAVNDTHTRPSHLAMDGRVYPADSPVWDTWFPPNGFRCRCTVRSLSRRQVEQRGLTVETEAPPILPDPQFSTNPAKVRFEPDLKDYPEPLVKAYRAREREGGGA from the coding sequence ATGACTTTCCAGGAGGCCGTGGACTACTTTAAGGAACGCGTACCCGTCACGGCGGAGCAGTTCTACCGCATAGCAGAGCACTACCGCTCTCTGGCCTTTACGGTCTCCGGCTATACCAAGGTCCACATCCTCAAGCGGTTTTACGAAGAGCTGCTCTCGGCGCTGGAGGATGGCGGCACTTTGGGAGAGTTCCGCGCCAACATGAACGGCTTTCTGGAGTCGGAGGGCTACGAAGGCATGACGCCCATCCAGGCCGACCTGATCTTCCGCACCAATGTACAGACGGCCTACAACGCGGGCCACTACGAACAGATGAGCGATCCGGCCGTCAGGCAGCTGCGTCCCTACTGGCAGTATGACGCGGTCAACGACACCCATACCCGGCCGAGCCACCTGGCGATGGACGGTAGGGTCTATCCGGCGGATTCCCCGGTCTGGGACACCTGGTTCCCGCCCAACGGCTTTCGGTGCCGCTGCACGGTGCGCAGCCTGTCCAGACGGCAGGTGGAGCAGCGCGGACTCACGGTGGAGACGGAGGCCCCGCCCATCCTGCCCGATCCGCAGTTTTCGACGAACCCTGCAAAGGTACGCTTTGAGCCCGACCTGAAGGACTACCCCGAGCCGCTGGTCAAGGCGTACCGGGCCCGGGAAAGGGAGGGCGGCGGCGCGTAG